A region from the Rhinoderma darwinii isolate aRhiDar2 chromosome 2, aRhiDar2.hap1, whole genome shotgun sequence genome encodes:
- the LOC142743726 gene encoding uncharacterized protein LOC142743726, translated as MLDSVRISAASGAEEKEFNTSGPMDYKARECAWRSQMEQVFKDESPIFGFNVCRNVSELQNKYTNLLHRRMKVWWNKTFLENYIQRNLVPRGLRIQIFLSFPIIEEDFISKWEEVCNQGSKKFMELLVDLNQKMILSMDEEIESVQAQLFPLMSMDNMSKFKHNLDAQFAEWEKDIQEVKSKKFSRDIGDFQNNKVYRWRRNQAPGGRSRTPSISSVSSQSETDNTSYRSNFNIRPKRKLAQRQVANKKRPDVRDQSSRPKVINLSTHVFSNIDLELIAKGLTFSPSASFDMFSAVKDLHIFGRSLIFKKWFDKPVDSEHFPTLEEQQALKALEDLLDEHKNDEATDLTYRPNSHKQ; from the exons ATGCTGGATAGTGTCAGGATCTCCGCTGCGTCTGGAGCCGAAGAGAAGG AGTTCAATACCTCGGGTCCTATGGATTATAAAGCCAGGGAATGTGCCTGGCGGTCTCAGATGGAACAGGTCTTCAAGGATGAGTCCCCAATATTTGGTTTTAATGTTTGCAGAAACGTTAGCGAGCTCCAGAATAAATACACAAATTTGTTACATCGCCGTATGAAAGTGTGGTGGAACAAAACTTTTCTGGAAAATTATATCCAGAGAAACCTTGTCCCAAGGGGTCTGAGAATCCAGATTTTCCTATCTTTTCCTATCATTGAAGAGGATTTTATCTCCAAATGGGAAGAGGTCTGTAACCAGGGCTCCAAGAAATTTATGGAACTTCTGGTTGACctcaatcaaaaaatgatattGTCAATGGATGAAGAAATAGAAAGTGTCCAGGCCCAACTGTTCCCACTTATGTCCATGGATAACATGTCCAAATTTAAACATAATCTTGATGCACAATTTGCGGAGTGGGAAAAAGATATTCAGGAAGTTAAATCAAAAAAATTCTCTAGAGATATTGGGGATTTTCAAAACAACAAAGTATATAGGTGGAGAAGAAATCAGGCCCCAGGAGGCCGGAGTCGTACTCCTTCAATCTCCTCTGTGTCATCTCAGAGTGAAACTGACAACACGTCCTATAGATCAAATTTTAATATCCGACCCAAAAGAAAATTAGCACAAAGACAAGTGGCTAACAAAAAGCGACCTGATGTACGAGACCAAAGCAGCCGCCCTAAGGTAATTAATCTATCAACACATGTGTTTTCCAATATTGATTTAGAATTAATAGCTAAGGGTTTAACTTTTTCACCAAGCGCTAGCTTTGATATGTTTTCAGCAGTGAAAGACCTACATATCTTTGGTCGTTCGCTCATCTTCAAAAAATGGTTTGACAAACCAGTGGATAGTGAACATTTTCCAACGTTAGAAGAACAGCAGGCATTAAAAGCACTAGAGGATCTTTTGGATGAGCACAAGAACGATGAAGCTACAG ATCTGACTTACAGGCCAAACTCTCACAAGCAGTAG